The Topomyia yanbarensis strain Yona2022 chromosome 3, ASM3024719v1, whole genome shotgun sequence nucleotide sequence acttgggtgctctctcaatcacactttgattcactctcaaacactcccacatgaggctgacttttgtgctcaccttttacgttccatgcgaggctgacttgtgtgctcaccttactcattccttgctaggcttacttttgtgctcgccctacccatacatgtgaggctgacttgggtgctcaccctatcacctgattcactctcaatcgtgccactctattgtacctttgtcactccctctggcatcccatgtgggacatttttcttaggccccacttctgacataccatgcgaggctgacttttgtgctcacctttttcattccttgcttgctaccaacctgtgaggctgacttttatgctcacccttaacatgcagtgtgagactgacttggatgctcaccctttcactcctctgccacgccatgaggcatcgatagcttagttccaacatactacgctacgaccctcccgtcttggcatgaggcagtccacttatacgcctatacactcactcttctgtcttgcttcggggtggctgggtttaccccttacgcggttgccattcgctgcgccaacctacctcggcatgaacagaccattcactctcttattttgcgcttggcctttttcgctccaactaaccaatcactagttagccgtgcctgccgtctgttgctcggttcgccagattacctgtagcctactggcaatctggatggtagcagccgagactgcgttccacttctccaccgtttgacacatccgctgaataagggtatccggggtggtgtcccagccacagacgtcaagcattgctcttctttcgacgtcgaaccgatgacatacgaacagtatgtgctcggcagtttcatctacacctgggcagtccgggcagactgggacctccgcgtgtccgaacctgtgtaggtactgacggaaacagccatggcctgacaagaattgtgtcaggtggaagtgaacttccccatggggtcttcccacccagctcgatatgctaggtatcagccggtgggtccacctacctttcgaggagttgtcccactcacgctgccatctggcgaccgaggtcaccctggtgcgctcgcgggctcccctatttccacgtagctcaaagcactcctcatcttcccgaatgaccagcccgactggcatcatgctcgctatcacgcaggatgcatcgtgtgataccgtgcggtaggcagatatcactctgaggcacatcacgcggtaggtgctctccagtttctgtaggtaactggttaccctcagtgctcttgaccatgacgggccgccgtacctgaggatagatacggcaacgcctgccagtaacctacgtctactggcgcacacctttgagctgttggacatcattctcgatagtgccgcaacagcagtcgacgctctcttgcacgtatagtcgacatggctgccgaaggtcagcttgtcgtctataatgactccgagagacttcagcttgcactggagagttgtttccgcacctagcgacctgatttgggcgccctcgccaaggacctcttgagccaaggccttatatattgcacttgattgtgcgcctcgcttcagcaccaggagcatctctcccgtgttggtgcgtcttacgctacgcacatcctgcccaagggccgagaggctttcggccgccttcatcgatttaaggacatcggcgtatttgtccttgtcggtttttaaccacaaggcttcgcctctgtccttggccttcctcgcaggccgcggtacctccggtttcggtgccggctttttcttggtaaccagcgtccaggggtttgagcccccctgccccggtcgtgtcgggttgctggtaccatcgctctccacagcgaggtcactctcgccctcgcttacctcacccaggcggcgtttgaccttgacggttgcacgccgagtggtgtcggttttggcaccctctcctggcgacttcctagggcgcttcgcattcgatgccgtcttgcgattgccctttccctttcccttcgaggggaactcggtcgccgctccgatcgacgtggctgctccatagaaggtaaaggccactgtctgtgaacctctattaaccttctctctttcctccctattggaggccactgtctgggtttctctgtcgggcctctcccgacattccaccctctcaacatatgcctgctgttcctgtcttgcgacacgaacagctttccggagctccagaaggctcaacttcaactccttggctatgttctgctttgcgctagcgaagtcgattatagcatcgagttgcttcgctactttgcgcatcgcagctattggcccctccgatgcattggtaggggtattgcctaccgctgctggggggtcactggtgctttcgagtacagcactcatcgttccactactctccccacgggggggagacctcgccaaaccacctcttgcgaaggggtttggcacctccgtctgtttatttttatttttatttgcctccatgtatagtcccacgagtagcgcgagaaatatatgtccgccacgccagagctccgcattagcgtggtaagggacgcttactgtgggggttgcccaggtaccccacaggctccgttaacgatcgagcatctttttcaccccctcgatcactcatccctcggcacgggtcgcttcacgccttggaattggggttatgccctaccttgctttacgtggtgatctcggcccggatcatcacaaccatcctcctttaccagggctttggacctgtagctctggatctcaatagttccatgtacgtatgttattacagacatgctactattgggatccgtcattcgctagcggagttgggATACGTGTGAAGtacaataagaatgtaatagacatgcccacaattatattgaacataattacccatggaatcatagtttggagaaatgagaaaagcacaattgcaccactaggtggattttaAACAGGTTTTATGTACATGCAAATGATACACTATGAAAGCAGTACATTAGAAGAAATCATTCTCGCCAAAATAATTTATTCTGAATCATGTTGTTTCACAGATATCTGCAACCTGCGAGACATTCAGCTCGTTGTTGCCTCGCGCAGAAAAGCCTTCAGCTGCTCATAGCTTCATGAATTACTGAACTGATGAAGAAGCCAATCCGGTGTGCCGCTACGTCTTCAGCGACAACCAAAGCTCCAACGATGAATACATGGACGCAAACACGAGCAAGGGAGAGGGCATTTTCTATGAattgtattttattattttctgaatTTCATGTTAAATCCACAAAATGTGgttgaaaccttaataaataaacaaacaatttcGCCGATGACACAAATATGCTAAAAATCAAAAACTTGAGTCACATAACgtaaaaattgaaatgctcaccAGTGCCGCCTGGCAGTAGAATTCCGACAAATTCATTCGCCCAGTTAAAAAGGCACAATCTGAAGTCCAAGTTTGCGGAAGAAAGCGTTGTTCTAAACGATCAGGATCACGAGGTATAAAACTGCCTGTGTTGTACTGTTACCAGTACCGTACGattagaaaataataaataataataataattctaGCACGTCTAGCTGAGCTCAATTCTATTTCTCTTCTACGCTCTATAGCCAACGATGACCTGATTTGTTCCATTTGTGTGAGGAGCAGATCCATTACACGCCTGTAGGTATGTGTAGACCAGATGTTGGATATTAGGTGCGCCCGAATAGCCCGTGATTCGTAACATGAACACAGAAAAGAGCGCATGAGTGCCGGAGAGTAAATAATACATTTACCAAAGTTAATGTAAATTAGGAGGTAACGCAAACAATCACAAAATTGTATATTCAAACGCACTCGAAAACTGAAACTTACAGAAAGAAACAatatctgtttttttttattttgtaataaaGAATAACACATCGTTACAGAATATTTTCCTTTGAGCTAGCTAAAATAGAGGTCACAATTTCGAAATTTGACTGATTCAAATTATTTCCACCAacataaatttttcaaaagttttacaTACTCGAACAACTCCAAATTTTGAGCAGTTTCCATAAGTAGATTAAATTAGCGCCTAATTAACTTAATGCCATAGAGCTGGTAATAGTGACAAGACACCAGATAAACAAGAGTCGAACCATTTCTCCACGTTTTCAAATCGCCTATCAGATCAGTAATTTTTTATAGTCGCAAGATATTATAAAAAAACTCAAAGCTCAAAAAACAGCTGTCGCTTGACAacttcaaaatattttgtaCACTATTTAACTGTTGTTCTCAATGTTACAATATAGTACAACACAAAATCACAGCGCCAAATCTATCAGTACACGGGACTTGTTCATCATTTGCTCGAAACACGCACATTCTACCGCTCGGCATATAAACAGTAACAGAATGTTCAATCACTCATTTGATCAACAATGCGCGGACAGGTGCAATTACTCGTACTCATACAGCTGCTGATCGGATTCCAAATTGGAGAAACTATGTACAGAACGATTGGCGAATTTGACCGCTTCGAGGTTGAGTACAGTGCTTTGGGGGACTTCTCCAAGTTGCGAATCACGAAGTACAACCGAACAACTCCGGTCATCAATGGAACCTACGACATCGCGGTGGATTTGGATGATAGCTATGAGGTGATTCGAGCTTAATTCATGTTTAACTAAACACTCTCTAAATGGATTACCACAGCTAGGAGTAACTTGCGCTAGAAGTGCCCTCGGAAACAACCAATACAACACAATTCCCTTGAAGCTTTCGTCAATGCCGGTCTGCCAGTTCTTCAAAACGTATGCGTATGATTATCAGTATATGTAtttaaacaaatcgaatttccCACAAGTGCCTCGGGAAGGAATGTGTCCTTTCCCTAAAGGAACTTATTGGATCAAAAACGTGGCGTTGGATGCATCGGCTTTACCTCCTGTCCTGCCGGATGGTTATTACCGGTGTTACCTGGATGTGTGCAGTCTCCCCGAACGCACTCAACTACTTCGTCAGGCTTATTATGCAAGAATTTATAAGGAACTAATAAAGTATTGAATAGTCTAATAATCAGTTTTGATTACCCCTAGCCCACCCGCAATGCTTCgaaacaactttgccaaaagaAATACTTTGTAAGTACCTGAATTCAGCGATGTAAGATCTATGGAAATCTCCATGTCTACGGATCTACAGATCTGCGGATAAAATCTACGTATTTTGTTTTCTAAGGAAGTATACGGATTTATCTCCGGCGTACATTTGAATAAGTTTGCCAACAATAATCCACGAATATATGTTCTCTTGGGATATCATCTTAAATTAACTTAAGACTTATAAAGAAGAATCTGAAAAGGTACGTCGAGCGATAATACGGTAAATGTCTAGTTTAGTGACTTTAGTGATAGAGGTCCAATTTTAATGCGGATTTTTGCCAAAACGGTGTATTTTAATCTAAATAAACCGAACCCAAGAGAGCGGAAATGTAAAACTATTAACCAAAGtttggtaaactgaaaaaataagtaatGCGTAATAATACGCATAACTGGGACAGtgctttaacaagtgagcttctatctatcttctatctatctatctatctatctatctatctatctatctatattctatatattatatattatatattatatttatatctgtctatataaaagtcaatgtttgtatgtatatgatttatggactcccaaacggcttgaccgattgccgtaaaaatttatacgtaataggcatttgttatggagcgtgtttgtgcgctattggttggggattatttgCCCGCCAggtggcgcttcggaacaaattgtgtattcctcctatttcgttgaaagtcgcagcaacgcgcgatgggtattagctagtgtcttataaaaataatatattcaaaCCGGAAccacaggagcggatccagaaaaaattttcggagggggtccgaaatttcgattttgaaatgttcattgtacaatacgtaatatgtaataccctcatttaattaaaatcagcttTAGTGAACGAATCTGATTTGGAatgttttagaatttagaatgaattgaaaatagaaactgctttaaaatttctcatgaagttaaaaattttcggggggggggggtccggacccccaagaccccccctctggatccgccactgcggAACCAACCAGGTTTCTTCGCAATAACCTTACAATTAtcacgtatgataataaccGACAACAATTGTAGTACCAGGGCGTTATTTTTAACGGAGAATTTCACTTGTAGAGCAGTGAAATTCTCAAACAAAACAAGTAAACTGAAAATACCGTTTCACGTTTCCCAGTTTGCCCCCAGAATCAAAACCTCAACAGAAACTTATACCGGTATTAAACAAACCAACATAATCTCCATCAAATCGTCAATCGCAGCCACAATACTGTTtgctataaaaaaaactaataaaagagcACACTCATTCGCAGTGCACTCTGAAGCGCGgtgccgtggtgaatttatttgagaacGCCATACATAATTGAAAGAGCAAGAGAGTGGGGTCTTTCTCACCCAACTACCCCACCGCCAGCGAACATTTGAAATTCGTTTATCTAGCTTCGgaagaaagagcgttctgttTTCTTTTGTGGTctgtgatcattgtatgcatAAAATAGGCGCGCCtgtacatcattgaaatgatgcctggcggcagtcagAAAGCacactgacgattttttttcatatgtgCTGCTTTTATATGTGAGTCGCGGTTCATTGGATGCAAAGAGGCGGTCCTAgtaacgctcgctgcttggttgaattgttcgaACCAATCAGCGCTGCTAATTaccactttcacaaaatacattatttttgttatttatagcAATAGTACATTTTACAGAATCAAATACAATATGCGTgcacatatttccaatcagatagtgcaaaaatatagcgattttcatcagtacaacagaagttattcgcatttgaaaactgggaaaatataTCAGCAGAAACTTTGAAACGGGAGCCCAATATTggaacgttagaagtattctacttcaaaaattcaGAGAAACCTGGCAGTGCAGGATGCGAATACATTGACAGGGcccaaaatatgtaggggtccaaattaggttggttaccctagtCTGCAGACTGATCTGTAACACTATCCGTATTCTAATTTACCCAATCCCGCTACTTTAGTGAAAcagcccagttaagctcagccggaaatgaaccgaaaTTCTGGATGGTTTCAGTTCGTGTTGAGAATTCAAGAATGAGTGTTTTTCTGCAATGCCCTTACAGAGACTTCCGTCGGTTTGACATCGCTGAATTCAGGTACTTGTATAATATTCCATTTGGCAAAGGTGTTTCGAAGCATTGCGGTTGGCCTATAGGTGATGATAGACTATTCAATACTTTATTAGTTCCTTATAAATTCTTGCATAATAAGCCTGACGAAGTAGTTGAGTGC carries:
- the LOC131688259 gene encoding uncharacterized protein LOC131688259; the protein is MRGQVQLLVLIQLLIGFQIGETMYRTIGEFDRFEVEYSALGDFSKLRITKYNRTTPVINGTYDIAVDLDDSYELGVTCARSALGNNQYNTIPLKLSSMPVCQFFKTYAYDYQYMYLNKSNFPQVPREGMCPFPKGTYWIKNVALDASALPPVLPDGYYRCYLDVCSLPERTQLLRQAYYARIYKELIKY